The genomic DNA ATAGCATCTACAATGGCAGCAACCGAAGGATTAGTTTGTCCACCTTCAATAATCTCATCAATTCCCAATTGTTTAAAAATCTCGCTAAACCCCTCACCAGGAGATACCGCTACCGTGCCAAGTTTCTTCAACGCATTTTGCCTACTTTGACTTTGTTCTAACATGTTATCGATCTTAATATTATAAATAAGTCCCCAGCGTAACCCTAATTCTAATGCCTCTCCCGGGTGATTGGTATGAACATGAACTTTAACCGTATTTTCATCACCAGCAACAATTAGTGAGCCTCCGATATCATTTAATTCTTGGCGAATTTTATCTAAAAATAATTTCTCTCCCTTAATTATAAACTCTGTGCAATAGATGTAGTCTAAGCTAACCTCTTCCTTTAAAGGTATGCTTTCAGCTTTGGACGTTAAATTGGTAGTTGCCGGATTTAATACCAGATTTTCTCCCCTAAGGCCAGCTAAACTGCCCTGTAAAAATAGCACTAAACCCATACCTCCGGAATCAACCACACCGGCTTTTTTTAAAGCTGGTAATAGTTCTGGCGTTTTAGCTAAGGCCATCTCTCCGTATTGGATAGCTTCTTCAATAAGCTCCACAATATTGTTTTTACTTCGGATATTTTTTCTAAAACCTTTACCAATTTCCCTTAGCACAGTTAGGATTGTTCCTTCCACCGGCTGGGCAACTGCCCGGTAAGCATAAACTACCCCGTATTGAAAAGCTTTAGATAGCTCTGCAACTCCTGCTTCTCGCTTATTTTTAAAGCCCCGGGCAAAACCTCTTAAAACCTGGGAAAGGATAACCCCCGAATTCCCCCTTGCTCCAAATAATGCTCCCTGGGCTGCAAGATCAGCTACTTTCCCTAAATGGTCATCTTTTACCTGACTTATTTTTTCCGCGGCTATTCGCATTGTTGCAGCCAAATTTGTTCCAGTATCGCCATCGGGAACCGGAAATACATTTAACTGATTTAATTTTTCTTTATTTTGTTCAAGAGTAGTAGCAGCTGCTATTATCATTTTTGCATAATCTATTCCATTTAACTTTTCCAAAACAAACCACTCCTTAATCTTTTGCTAAGTAAACTGTACCAAGGGCACCAGGCCCAATATGGCTTGCGATAACTGGTCCAACTGAATGGATTTCAATGTCGTCCCGGCCTAATTTTTCTTTAAGTTTATTTTGCATTTTAATCGCTGCATCACGAGCATAAAATTCAACTACTCCTGCCCATAAAGCATCAGAAGGGATCAAATCATATAACTTTTCAAAGGCTTTATTAAATGTCCTTATCTTTTCCACAACCTCGATAGCCCCATCTACCATAGTAAGAACCGGTTTTATTTGTAATATACTTCCAAAAAGTGCCGCCGCACCTCCAATTCGTCCACCCCGATGTAAAAACTCCAAACTATCGGGAACAAAATAAAGTTTCATTCGGGGAACTATACTTCTGAGCTCCTGATAAATTTTTAACGCTTCTTCCCCCTCCCGAGCCTTTTGCACCGCATATTTTATCATGTACGTTTGAGCCCCTACAATTGCTTTTGAATCCAAAACGTATATTTTTCGTCCATCTAACTCATTAGCTGCGGCTAAAGCACTATTATAGGTGCCGCTAAATCTCGAAGAAATCGTAATACATACAATCTCATACCCTAATTTTAACTTTTCCTCAAAAATTTTTTTAAAAGCTGAGGAAGGTGGTTGAGAGGTAGTAGGTCGTTCTTTTGTACTCATTAAAACTTCATAATACCTTTTAATTTCCGTTAAGCTGTCGATAAAATCATATTGTCCGATATGGGCTGTAAGCGGTACAATTTCTAGAATTTCCTTATTTTCTTCCATATAATCCGGGGTTAAATAGCCAATTGAGTCAGCAACAATAAAAGTTTTATTCATTAAATTCCCCTCTTTCACACAATTATTCCAATTTTTTTTAAAACAATAAAGATTTTTTATACTACATAAAAATTTTAATCAAAGTTATAAATTAATTCAACTTTTTTTATAATCCGACATTAATTCACCCTTACTATTTTAGCATTTTTTTGTTATGATATTAGGGGAGGTGTTATTATATGGTAAAACTGGTAAGAGAGGGAACAACCTTTGGCCAAAAAGATGTAATTGAACTTTTGGTAGAGTTTTCCTCTTTTAAAGACCGGGTCAATAAAAAATTTAAAGAAATTGCCCGGGAGTTTGAAGGTAAAAGCAACGAACACGATCTCTGGGTAAATCTTTATTTAATTGCCTCAGATTATGCCGAGGAAATGCAAAACCGGCGGGCAAAACAGGAAATGTTAAGCCAAAAAATTAGCTAAACCTTTTTTAAAAGCTCAATTTCTTCCGGAGTTAATTCCCGGTATTCACCAGGTAAAAGCTCACTATCTAAAGTTAATCCTCCTATTCTTAATCTTTTTAAATACACTACCCGTTTCCCTAAGGCCTGAAACATTCTTTTTACTTGATGATATTTCCCTTCTGTAAGAATAATTGTACCTTTTTTTTCCCCTCCTTTACCTAAAAGCCGGGCAGGTTTGGTAAGGTAACCATCATCAAGCCTGATCCCGGTTTTTATTTTTTCAAAATCCATTTCTTCTAAAGGCTGGTCTAATTCAAAATAATATTCTTTTTCCACTTCTTTTTTCGGAGAGGTTAAATGATGGGCTAGCTTACCATCATCAGTTAAAATCATTAGCCCTTCAGTATCTACATCAAGCCTTCCCACAGGAAAGATTTCGCGATGAAAAGGTATTAACTCTACCACCGTTGGGTAATATTTATCTATCGTAGCCGAGACGTACCCCTGGGGCTTATTTAACATAAAGTAAACAAAAGGTTTGTAAGTTATTTCCACCCCTTTTACTTTAACGATAGCTTCCTTTTCATTAAAATTATAAGCGGGATCTTTTACCACGGTACCATTTACCTCTACCTTTTGAGCTTTAAGAAGTTTTCGGACTTCTTTTCGCGTACCAAATCCCATATGAGCTAAAAATTTATCAATCCGCACTATGATCCCCCTTTTTCTCTTTAGCTAAAACTTTTGCTTGAGCAAAAATGCCCCGGTACTTTTCCATAAGTCTGGGAACATTACGCAAATAATTTTGTGTTTCAGAAATATATAGATAATTGTTATTATAAACATTCCCAGGTCCAGCGTTATATGCCGCTAATGCTAGCTGTAAATCACCAAAACGTTTATATTGAATAGCTAAATATTTAGCACCACCAATTATATTTTGCTCGGGATCATAAGGATTTACCCCTAAGCCGCGAGCAGTACTAGGCATTAGCTGCATAAGCCCAATTGCCCCAGCAGGGCTTATAGCATTAGGATTGCCCCCCGATTCCTGCTCAATTACTGCAGCAATTAATGCTGGATCTAGATTATATAATTCCGCCGCTTTGAAAATATATTGGGACCAACGTAATACTTTATGCTTTTGGTCTAAAAACTGAATAAAATTTTTAGGGCCAATAGCCACTTTTTGCTGGTCACTGGTGGTATAAATTCGTATTGTTAAAAAATCAGCAAAAGCTACCAGTGAATTTCTAATATTGCTTTTAATGATGTAACCAGCCGAAATATTCATATCTTTTTTATCCTTTTCTTTTACTTTAAAGTTTCTAAGTTCATGCCCAATAAAAGCAATGGTATCTTTTAGTCCTTCTTTAAATTCGTAATATTTTTCTTTTTTAAAAGAAAAGGTAGCTTTTCGGTCTAGCTTAAATTCTTTTAAAGTAACACTATAGGGAGGATTATAACTTGTTACCTTTGAAATTAATGCTACTTCCAAGTTTGTTGGTATTAAATACAGATATATAATTATAAATAACAAAATAACCCCACTAATTAAAATTAATCTCAGGAATAAATTGCTAATATTTTGTCCAATTGTAATGGCTTGCTGCCGAATATGAAAGTTCATTAAAGGTTTCAAACTTTTCCTCCCCCAATTTAAGGTGTTACTTTAATAATTCTTTTTCGCGAACGCCTTTTCCTGCAAAAAAAGGGTGTAGCTTGAAACTACACCCTTAATCTCCTTCCCGGGAATATGGAATTCCTACCGAAGCTGGGGGTTGTGCTTTTCTAACTACGCCTGCCAGTACTAATAAAGTTAAAAGATAAGGTATCATCTTTATGAACTGGTAGGGAATAACTTTACTTTGGACAACCCGCATACTTATCGCTTCTGCAAAGCCAAACAGGAAAGAGGCCCAAAAAGATCCAAAGGGCATCCAGTTGCCAAAAATCATAGCAGCAAGAGCGATAAAACCTTTGCCCTGGGTCATCCCTTCTACATACATATGGGTATGTTCTATAGAAAGATACGCCCCAGCAAGGCCAGCAAAAGCTCCACTGATAATCACTCCTAAATAGCGATAAGGGATAACTTTTACCCCCAGGGTATCGGCAGCCAGTGGATTTTCCCCAACGGCTTTTAAGCGTAAACCAAAAACTGTCCTTTCCAAAACCCAGTAAGTTATAAAAACAAGGAGAATTCCAAGAATAATAATTGGAGAAATATCGGTAGCAATTGGCTTTAAGGCATTAATGTTTTTTAGTAAGGGTATATCGATTTTCGGCAAACCATTAACGCTGGGGCTGGTAGTTGCCATCCCAAACAAAGCAATACTGAAAAATCTTGCTAAACCGTAAGCAAGAATATTTATAGCCACCCCCGAAACAATTTGGTCAACCCGGTAAGTTACTGTAACCACCGCATGGATTAAAGCCACCAGCATGCCCATTGCTATCGCCAGTAAAAAACCACCTACCGGGCCGTAATGTAAAGCACCGTAAGCTCCCCAAAAGGCACCGGTCATCATCATTCCTTCAAGACCAATATTGGTTACACCACTTCGCTCCGAGTAAATTGCTCCCAAGGCAGTAATTAATACAGGAATGGTCATGCGAAGAGCCGAGGCTAACATTTCCATAATATCGCCCATTATTAAGCCTCCTTCTTCTCTAATCTCTTAATGTATCTTCCTAAAATATTAGCTGCAACCACAACACTTAATATAATTATTCCTTGCATGATAACTATTGTTTCCATAGGAACCCCCATAAAAGTTTGGACACCTTCTGCTCCGCGGTTTAAAAAGCCAAACAATAAGGCCGCTAAAATAATACCAAAGGGGTTGTTGTTACCCATCAAAGCAACGGCAATACCATTAAACCCAAAGTTTTTCGGAAAGTCCAAATCCATATATCCGTAAAAGCTTAAGAGGTGGGAAAGACCAATTAAGCCTGCAACTGCACCACTTAGTAAAAACCCTTTAAAATATACTTTGTTGGGATTTATTCCGGCAGCCTCAGAAGCCTTAGGATTACTTCCTACTGCTCGGATTTCATAGCCAAAGGGGGTATGCCAAAGTAAATAATAAATCCCAACAGCTAAAAGTAAACCAATTACAAAGAACCAGTTAAGATAAACGTAATTAGGTAAATCGATACCAAAAAAGCTTAAAAATCCATGGAGTTTTGGCATTAACGCTGATTCGGCAAAGTGCGGAGTTCGAATTAAAGGACTACCCAATCCTTCTGGCACTTTTTGATTCCGGTCCATAAAGAGGTCCGCAATAAAATAGTGAATTAAAGAATAGGCAATATAGTTTAGCATTATAGTACTGATGACTTCATGAACACCACGCCGGATCTTTAAATAAATTGGTACCAGAGCCCATAAAACTCCTCCAAGCATTGCCGCAAAAATTGCAAGAGGTAAATGGATAAAAGCTGGAAGTCCGGTAAACGTAAAACCCACAAAAGCAGCAAAAAAGGCTCCAATGAAATACTGTCCTTCCACACCAATATTGAAAAGTCCTACTTTAAAACTAAGGGCTACTGCCAAACCTGAAAAAATTAGGGGTGTTGCGTTAAATAAAATAGCTCCAATACTATCAGATCGTCCAAGACTAAATTCAACCATCGTTTGATATACTTCCAGCGGGCTTTTCCCAATTGCTACAATTAAGATCGAACTTAAAGCAATAGCAAACAGTATCGCTAGAACTGGAGTCAAAAGCTGTAGTAAAATAATTTTTGCCCGTTTATTCATTGACCTACCCCCGCTTCCTTATGTGCCCCTAGCATGTATTGACCAATTTTCTCGAGTTCTAATTCGCCCGGCACAAACTCTTTAACAATTTCTCCATTGTACATAATTCCTACCCGATCAGATAGAGAAAGCACCTCTTCCAAGTCCGCAGAGATTAATAATACTGCTTTGCCATGGTTTCTTGCTTCAATTAACTTTTTGTGCACAAACTCAATTGCCCCGATGTCTAAGCCTCGCACCGGCTGAGCTGCAATAATAAGGTCAGGTTCATAACTTAATTCCCGGGCTAAAATTACTTTTTGTTGGTTTCCCCCCGAGAGATTACGAATAGCCAGCTCAATAGAACCCAAGCGAATATCATATTCTTCAACCTTTTGGTTGGTGAGAGCTTTAATTTTATCCCGGAATAATTTCCACCAGGTACTATAAGCTTTATTTCGCTCTAATCCAAGTACCATATTTTCCCATACGGTCATTGGTAAAACTAAGCCCCGATGATGCCTGTCTTCAGGAATATAACCAACACCAATCTCTCTAATGGCTTTGGTATCAAGTCCTTTATTGCTTTTCCCCTTTATCAATATCTCCCCGCCGTCATAAGGCAAAAGTCCCATTATAGCTTCTACCAGCTCCCGCTGGCCATTTCCTTCTACCCCAGCTATTCCATAAATTTCACCAGCCCGCACAGCAAGGCTAAGCTTGTTTAACTGATGCCGATCTAAGCTACCTTTAACTTCTAAATTTTTTACCTCTAAGATGGTATCACCAGCTCTAACTTCCGGCTTTTCCAATCTAAATAATACTGGACGGCCAACCATCATTTCTGCCAGTTGTTTTTTATTAGTCTCAAAAGCCTTTACCGTACCAATTACTTTTCCTCGACGCAATACTGTAATTCTATCAGAAATTTCTAACACTTCGTCAAGCTTATGACTTATAAATAAAATCGTTTTACCTTCTTGTTTTAATTTTATAAGGTTTACAAAAAGTTCTTTTACTTCTTGGGGAGTTAAAACTGCTGTTGGTTCGTCTAAAATTAATATTTCTGCTCCGCGGTAAAGAACTTTCAAAATTTCCACCCGCTGTTGATGCCCTACCGATAAATCACCCACTGGAGCATCAAGGTCCAACTTAAAGTCATATAATTCACACAGCTCTTCAACTCTTTTCCGCGCTTTAACAAAATCAATAATACCACCGGAACTGTTTTCATGACCAAGGATAATGTTTTGAACCACGTTAAACCGGCTAATTAGCATAAAATGCTGGTGGACCATCCCAATGCCTTTTTTTATCGCATCCCGTGGCCCACTAAGTTTTAAAATTTGTCCCTTTAAATACATTTCACCTTCATCCGGCTGGTAAAGGCCAGTTATAATCTTCATTAAGGTACTTTTTCCGGCGCCGTTCTCTCCCACTAAAGCATGAACTTCTCCTTTAATAGCATCAAAAGAAATATTGTCATTAGCAACCAGCCCGGGGAAGCGTTTGGTAATACCCTTTAATTCCAGAACTTTTTCCACCGTATTTCCCCTTTCCTCGTTTTTCCTATTAAGGCAATAAAACTATAAGAGGAGATGACTATTGTCATCCCCCCCTCGCTTAGTATAATGGCATCAAACTTTTTTGTAAAGCATTTATTAAGTTAATTTTAAAGTTATTTTAACTCTTTTTTGCTGGTTGGTACCTTAATTTCTCCATTTATGATCTTGGTCTTAATTTCTTCGAGTTTGGGTTTAATATCTGCAATAAGGTCTTTATTATATTCATTTACAGCATATCCTACCCCATCTTCTTTAAGACCAAATTCTTGGTACCCACCCTTAAAGTTGTTTTCTACCATGCTCTTGATGGTATCAAATACCGCGGTATCAACCCGTTTTAACATACTGGTTAAGATGTAAGGTCTTTGCGCTTCAGGAGCAGTTAAAGATTGGTCGGAGTCAACCCCTATCGCCAATTTTTTCTGACTAGCCGCTGCTTCAATAACCCCTACGCCGGAAGCACCCGAAGCATGATAAATTACATCGGCACCATTTTTAATTTGTTTTAAGGCTAATTCCTTACCCTTAACTGGGTCTTTAAAAGCATCACCAGTAGTTCCAATATAATCAGACAATACTACAATCTTAGGATTTATATATTTGGCACCCGCAATGTATCCCGCTTCAAACTTTTCAATTAAAGGAATTTGCATACCACCAACAAAGCCAATTTTACCAGTTTTACTCTTTAAAGCTGCCGCAGCACCTACCAAGAAAGAGCCTTCATGTTCTTTAAAGAGCAAACAAGAAATGTTGCTGTCTTCTTTTAAGTCAGGAACATACCCGTCAATTAAGGCAAACTTGGTTTGGGGGAAGTCTTTAGCCACTTTGGCAATAGCATCGGTAAACATAAAACCCACACCAAAAACAAGATCATACTTATCTTGAGCCAGTAATCTTAAAAGCTGTTCCCGGTTTTCACCACCGGCAGACGGCTCTAAGTATTTTACTTCAATTTTATCCCCAAATTCTTTTTGAGCCCGCTCCAGTCCAGCATAAGCAGCATCGTTAAAGGACTTATCCCCACGGCCACCCACGTCAAATACAAGACCAACTCTAACTTTCTTAGTTTCCTCCTTCTTGGCTGGTTCTTCAGTTTTCTTAGCGCAACCGGCAAGCAAAGTTGATGCAGCAAATATTACTAAAATAAAAGCTGCTAATAAAGACTTAAATTTTCGCATACCATATCCTCCTTAAAATTTATAATATATAATATTATAATAACCAAATTATACTTCTTTCTTTCCTTTTTCACCTCCTATTAATGTATACTGTATTACAATACAATTAAACTAGCAACTGCTTTTCTAAGCTTCATAATTCGACAATCTTTTTACTTTTCCTGCTGATAAAAAATTTTTTTAAACTTTTTCAACAAATTCTTGGTAAATTTTCCCCTAAAGGCATATCTATAATTCTTTCACCACCAAAAGCATTTTTTAAATAAACTATACCTTGGGGCTCATTTTTTACCTCGCCTATAATTGCAGCATTTTGTCCTAATGGATGGGTCTTCATTGTTTCTAAAACTTCAGTTGCAACTTCCGAAGGTAAAATCACCACTACCTTGCCTTCGTTGGCTAAAGCAAAAGCATCTAAGCCCAAATACCCACATAAAGTTTTAACTTGGGGTCGAATAGGTATAGACTCCTCCCATAATTCAATTCCCACTCGGCTTTGTTTGGCAATTTCATTTAAAGTAGCCGCAAGTCCTCCACGGCTGGGATCACGCATAGTATGAACTGGGAAATTCTCTAATATAAGCTCAATTAAATCATTCAAAGGGGCACAGTCACTTATAAAATCCCCGGTAATATTTTCCCGGCAAGCTAATATTGCTGCCCCATGGTCTCCTAAAAAACCATTTACTAAAATTTTATCCCCCGGTTTAGCTGCTCGCCCCGTAGGAATAAAGGGAGCATTGATAACCCCAATGCCAGAAGTATTAATATAAATTTGATCGCCCTTTCCTTTTTCAACTACTTTGGTATCACCGGTAACTATTTTTACCCCAGTAATTTTAGCAGCTTCGGCTATTGATTGAATGATTCTTTCAAGTTCCGGGATCATTAACCCTTCTTCTAATATTAACCCCAGCGATAAAAATAACGGTTTTGCTCCCATCACCGCAAGATCATTTACGGTTCCATAAACTGCTAATTTGCCGATATCCCCTCCAGGAAAAATGCGGGGACTTACTACAAAGCTATCAGTTGAAAAGACAATTTTAGAAGTAGGTAATGATAAAACAGCCCCATCATCACCTTGGAAAAGATATTCATTCCCTAAATATTTTTTAAAAAGGTTATCAATAAGCTTTGCCGTTAATTTGCCGCCTGCCCCATGGGCTAAGGTAATCAAATCCATCCCCTTACCTCCTACCATATTTAAAATAAGCTGCACAACTACCTTCGCTAGACACCATGCAAGCCCCTACCGGTTTTTCGGGAGTACAGGCTTTACCAAAAAGAGGACAAGCGGGAGGTAAAACTTTACCAAGCATAATTTCTCCACATTTACATCCCCGCGGTATAATTGGCTGCCGATCTTTTAAACCAAACTTCTTCTTAGCATCAAATTTTGCGAACTTTTCCTTTAAAAATAAACCGGAAGAAGGAATATTACCTATACCTCGCCAATAAGCATCACCAATCTCAAATACCTCACTAATAATTTTTTGGGCAACAATGTTACCGTGTTCTCGGACCACCGTTGGATAGGCGTTGTAATAACCTGGTTCCCTTTTTAAAATTGAATTTACTACTAGAGAAATTCCCAACAGTAACTCTTCCGCGGTAAATCCTGTAACCACTGCTGGTACTTGATATTTTTCGGTAATAAACCTAAAAGATTTTGCTCCTATTACCGCTGAAACATGTCCTGGTAAAATAAAGCCGTTTATCCTAATTTCTTGGGAAAATAAAAAGTGGATTGCGGGAGGTACTGTCTTAACGGATAAAATCACCGAAAAATTGTTAAGTTTTTTATTAAAAGCCTCTAAGATTACAGCTCCTAAAGCCGGAGCCGTAGTTTCAAAACCAGCCCCAAAAAAAACCACCTCAATCTTGGGGTTTTTTTCAGCAAATTCCAATGCTACCCTAGGTGAATAAGCTACTTTTATCGGAAATCCTTGGGCTTTTAGTTCATTTAAGGTTCGACCTTCTCCTGGTACTTTCATCATATCGCCAAAGGTAAACATTGTTACGGTGTTATTTTCAATTAAATCCATGGCTTCAACAATTACTTCCTCTCCAGTAACACATACCGGACAACCTGGTCCCGAAACGAGGTTAATATTTTCAGGAAGCAGGCTTCGAATTCCATGTTCAAACAAAGCCATGGTATGGGTACCGCAAACCTCCATTAGATTTATCGTTTGTCCCTTTTCTTTAGCAAGGTTCATAAGATTGTTAAACATCTTTAAAAGATTGGCATTTATCATTCCCATCTTAACTCCTTCAATAATTCCATTGTTTCATTATAAGCTTCCTCGGAAATAATTTCTACCGCATACCCGGTGTGAATTAAAACAAAATCTCCAACCTGGACTTGAGGTACCATTACCAAGCTAACCGGCTGTAAAACCCCACCTAAGTCAACAATAGCAAGCTCTCCTTCTATTTTTTCTACCTTACCTACTACAGCAAGACACATTTACCATCACTCCCTAATAAGCTTATTGGCAATATATACCTGACCCAATGCTATACCCTGATCATTTACTGGAACATATTCTGAAACCACTGGTTTAAAGTTTAAAGATTGCAAACGCTTAAAAGCTTTTTGCAACAATATTCGGTTTTGAAAAACTCCACCGGCAAAAAGGATTTTTTCAATTCCATAACTTTTTTTAACTATCTCGGCCACAGCAACAATCATTTCAACAACTGTATTATGAAATTTACCTGAAATT from Carboxydothermus pertinax includes the following:
- the hypE gene encoding hydrogenase expression/formation protein HypE codes for the protein MDLITLAHGAGGKLTAKLIDNLFKKYLGNEYLFQGDDGAVLSLPTSKIVFSTDSFVVSPRIFPGGDIGKLAVYGTVNDLAVMGAKPLFLSLGLILEEGLMIPELERIIQSIAEAAKITGVKIVTGDTKVVEKGKGDQIYINTSGIGVINAPFIPTGRAAKPGDKILVNGFLGDHGAAILACRENITGDFISDCAPLNDLIELILENFPVHTMRDPSRGGLAATLNEIAKQSRVGIELWEESIPIRPQVKTLCGYLGLDAFALANEGKVVVILPSEVATEVLETMKTHPLGQNAAIIGEVKNEPQGIVYLKNAFGGERIIDMPLGENLPRIC
- a CDS encoding pseudouridine synthase, which produces MRIDKFLAHMGFGTRKEVRKLLKAQKVEVNGTVVKDPAYNFNEKEAIVKVKGVEITYKPFVYFMLNKPQGYVSATIDKYYPTVVELIPFHREIFPVGRLDVDTEGLMILTDDGKLAHHLTSPKKEVEKEYYFELDQPLEEMDFEKIKTGIRLDDGYLTKPARLLGKGGEKKGTIILTEGKYHQVKRMFQALGKRVVYLKRLRIGGLTLDSELLPGEYRELTPEEIELLKKV
- a CDS encoding lytic transglycosylase domain-containing protein, producing the protein MKPLMNFHIRQQAITIGQNISNLFLRLILISGVILLFIIIYLYLIPTNLEVALISKVTSYNPPYSVTLKEFKLDRKATFSFKKEKYYEFKEGLKDTIAFIGHELRNFKVKEKDKKDMNISAGYIIKSNIRNSLVAFADFLTIRIYTTSDQQKVAIGPKNFIQFLDQKHKVLRWSQYIFKAAELYNLDPALIAAVIEQESGGNPNAISPAGAIGLMQLMPSTARGLGVNPYDPEQNIIGGAKYLAIQYKRFGDLQLALAAYNAGPGNVYNNNYLYISETQNYLRNVPRLMEKYRGIFAQAKVLAKEKKGDHSAD
- a CDS encoding ABC transporter permease, translated to MGDIMEMLASALRMTIPVLITALGAIYSERSGVTNIGLEGMMMTGAFWGAYGALHYGPVGGFLLAIAMGMLVALIHAVVTVTYRVDQIVSGVAINILAYGLARFFSIALFGMATTSPSVNGLPKIDIPLLKNINALKPIATDISPIIILGILLVFITYWVLERTVFGLRLKAVGENPLAADTLGVKVIPYRYLGVIISGAFAGLAGAYLSIEHTHMYVEGMTQGKGFIALAAMIFGNWMPFGSFWASFLFGFAEAISMRVVQSKVIPYQFIKMIPYLLTLLVLAGVVRKAQPPASVGIPYSREGD
- a CDS encoding ABC transporter permease — protein: MNKRAKIILLQLLTPVLAILFAIALSSILIVAIGKSPLEVYQTMVEFSLGRSDSIGAILFNATPLIFSGLAVALSFKVGLFNIGVEGQYFIGAFFAAFVGFTFTGLPAFIHLPLAIFAAMLGGVLWALVPIYLKIRRGVHEVISTIMLNYIAYSLIHYFIADLFMDRNQKVPEGLGSPLIRTPHFAESALMPKLHGFLSFFGIDLPNYVYLNWFFVIGLLLAVGIYYLLWHTPFGYEIRAVGSNPKASEAAGINPNKVYFKGFLLSGAVAGLIGLSHLLSFYGYMDLDFPKNFGFNGIAVALMGNNNPFGIILAALLFGFLNRGAEGVQTFMGVPMETIVIMQGIIILSVVVAANILGRYIKRLEKKEA
- a CDS encoding DAK2 domain-containing protein translates to MEKLNGIDYAKMIIAAATTLEQNKEKLNQLNVFPVPDGDTGTNLAATMRIAAEKISQVKDDHLGKVADLAAQGALFGARGNSGVILSQVLRGFARGFKNKREAGVAELSKAFQYGVVYAYRAVAQPVEGTILTVLREIGKGFRKNIRSKNNIVELIEEAIQYGEMALAKTPELLPALKKAGVVDSGGMGLVLFLQGSLAGLRGENLVLNPATTNLTSKAESIPLKEEVSLDYIYCTEFIIKGEKLFLDKIRQELNDIGGSLIVAGDENTVKVHVHTNHPGEALELGLRWGLIYNIKIDNMLEQSQSRQNALKKLGTVAVSPGEGFSEIFKQLGIDEIIEGGQTNPSVAAIVDAINRVPAENVLVFPNNKNIILAAEQAKNLTNKNVFIVKTKNPAQTVTAFLYFNEEARPEELVSKMEEHIQDLKVIEITFAVRDVQFGDLMIKNGEYIAIFNGDIVDADKDLLSVALRATAKVVTVDSGLISIFTGEEVAKEIVDELVLQLQEKYENCDVEIFFGGQKNYPFYIAVE
- a CDS encoding DegV family protein, producing the protein MNKTFIVADSIGYLTPDYMEENKEILEIVPLTAHIGQYDFIDSLTEIKRYYEVLMSTKERPTTSQPPSSAFKKIFEEKLKLGYEIVCITISSRFSGTYNSALAAANELDGRKIYVLDSKAIVGAQTYMIKYAVQKAREGEEALKIYQELRSIVPRMKLYFVPDSLEFLHRGGRIGGAAALFGSILQIKPVLTMVDGAIEVVEKIRTFNKAFEKLYDLIPSDALWAGVVEFYARDAAIKMQNKLKEKLGRDDIEIHSVGPVIASHIGPGALGTVYLAKD
- a CDS encoding HypC/HybG/HupF family hydrogenase formation chaperone, which gives rise to MCLAVVGKVEKIEGELAIVDLGGVLQPVSLVMVPQVQVGDFVLIHTGYAVEIISEEAYNETMELLKELRWE
- the hypD gene encoding hydrogenase formation protein HypD, which encodes MGMINANLLKMFNNLMNLAKEKGQTINLMEVCGTHTMALFEHGIRSLLPENINLVSGPGCPVCVTGEEVIVEAMDLIENNTVTMFTFGDMMKVPGEGRTLNELKAQGFPIKVAYSPRVALEFAEKNPKIEVVFFGAGFETTAPALGAVILEAFNKKLNNFSVILSVKTVPPAIHFLFSQEIRINGFILPGHVSAVIGAKSFRFITEKYQVPAVVTGFTAEELLLGISLVVNSILKREPGYYNAYPTVVREHGNIVAQKIISEVFEIGDAYWRGIGNIPSSGLFLKEKFAKFDAKKKFGLKDRQPIIPRGCKCGEIMLGKVLPPACPLFGKACTPEKPVGACMVSSEGSCAAYFKYGRR
- a CDS encoding BMP family lipoprotein produces the protein MRKFKSLLAAFILVIFAASTLLAGCAKKTEEPAKKEETKKVRVGLVFDVGGRGDKSFNDAAYAGLERAQKEFGDKIEVKYLEPSAGGENREQLLRLLAQDKYDLVFGVGFMFTDAIAKVAKDFPQTKFALIDGYVPDLKEDSNISCLLFKEHEGSFLVGAAAALKSKTGKIGFVGGMQIPLIEKFEAGYIAGAKYINPKIVVLSDYIGTTGDAFKDPVKGKELALKQIKNGADVIYHASGASGVGVIEAAASQKKLAIGVDSDQSLTAPEAQRPYILTSMLKRVDTAVFDTIKSMVENNFKGGYQEFGLKEDGVGYAVNEYNKDLIADIKPKLEEIKTKIINGEIKVPTSKKELK
- a CDS encoding ABC transporter ATP-binding protein; amino-acid sequence: MEKVLELKGITKRFPGLVANDNISFDAIKGEVHALVGENGAGKSTLMKIITGLYQPDEGEMYLKGQILKLSGPRDAIKKGIGMVHQHFMLISRFNVVQNIILGHENSSGGIIDFVKARKRVEELCELYDFKLDLDAPVGDLSVGHQQRVEILKVLYRGAEILILDEPTAVLTPQEVKELFVNLIKLKQEGKTILFISHKLDEVLEISDRITVLRRGKVIGTVKAFETNKKQLAEMMVGRPVLFRLEKPEVRAGDTILEVKNLEVKGSLDRHQLNKLSLAVRAGEIYGIAGVEGNGQRELVEAIMGLLPYDGGEILIKGKSNKGLDTKAIREIGVGYIPEDRHHRGLVLPMTVWENMVLGLERNKAYSTWWKLFRDKIKALTNQKVEEYDIRLGSIELAIRNLSGGNQQKVILARELSYEPDLIIAAQPVRGLDIGAIEFVHKKLIEARNHGKAVLLISADLEEVLSLSDRVGIMYNGEIVKEFVPGELELEKIGQYMLGAHKEAGVGQ